The proteins below are encoded in one region of Streptomyces marianii:
- a CDS encoding DUF6247 family protein encodes MTTSAAGQPLIPRPPATVAALRQAVRQIAPAALPAFTRELDQAADQSRQGSDLAPLQRFITQWAVYVHIQRQPGLAADLRRWEDMAETGDAAQARRAASEIGVILDEAHAVIGLPARRAGAGAGSTTPITTM; translated from the coding sequence ATGACCACCTCCGCCGCTGGGCAACCGCTCATCCCCCGGCCGCCTGCCACGGTTGCCGCGCTGCGGCAGGCCGTGAGACAGATCGCGCCCGCCGCGCTCCCGGCCTTCACCCGCGAGCTGGACCAGGCCGCCGACCAGTCCAGGCAGGGTTCGGATCTGGCCCCGCTCCAGCGGTTCATCACCCAGTGGGCCGTCTACGTCCACATCCAACGTCAGCCCGGCCTCGCCGCCGACCTCCGGCGATGGGAGGACATGGCCGAGACGGGCGACGCGGCTCAGGCGCGACGGGCGGCATCCGAAATCGGCGTCATCCTGGACGAAGCACACGCGGTCATCGGTCTCCCGGCCCGGCGAGCGGGGGCCGGCGCTGGGAGTACGACCCCGATCACGACCATGTGA
- a CDS encoding sensor histidine kinase, which yields MTSRRVPPPVMDAALVGVALLDVWVNVTAAEPLRLGFALVAAFALALRRRVPLLVFLITLPAVALNDAIFAGLAALYTLASLSRRRILLAVCALAFTVSDMTSWPYPHFDPTNAATLITLGYTAATAAAPVFLGQLVQTRRDLSLRLAEISEARDHERLLTTQTVLAKERAQLAREMHDVVSHQVSLIAVRAGALQVGTRDPEVRDAAATIRRLSVQTLDELRHMVGVLRASGGRPAELTPQPSMADLQRLVDGSGIRAELHTGPWASGSGPDGLPPTVQRAVYRTVQEALTNVRKHAPGATATVRVGSDGGAVRVTVTNTAPTRPALPLPSAHYGLVSLRQRAELLGGTVDCGSTADGGYELRLELPVQGHV from the coding sequence ATGACCTCCCGCCGCGTGCCTCCCCCCGTGATGGACGCCGCGCTGGTCGGAGTGGCACTGCTCGACGTCTGGGTCAACGTCACCGCCGCCGAGCCGCTGCGCCTGGGCTTCGCCCTGGTCGCCGCGTTCGCCCTCGCGCTGCGCCGCCGGGTGCCGCTGCTCGTCTTCCTGATCACGCTGCCCGCCGTCGCCCTGAACGACGCGATCTTCGCCGGGCTGGCCGCCCTCTACACCCTCGCCTCGCTGTCCCGCCGCCGGATCCTGCTCGCCGTCTGTGCGCTGGCCTTCACGGTCAGCGACATGACCTCGTGGCCGTATCCCCACTTCGATCCCACAAACGCCGCCACCCTCATCACCCTCGGCTACACCGCCGCCACGGCTGCCGCGCCCGTCTTCCTCGGCCAGCTCGTCCAGACCCGGCGCGATCTCTCGCTGCGGCTGGCGGAGATCTCCGAGGCGCGGGACCACGAGCGGCTGCTGACCACCCAGACCGTCCTGGCCAAGGAGCGCGCCCAGCTCGCCCGCGAGATGCACGACGTGGTCTCCCACCAGGTCAGCCTGATCGCCGTACGGGCCGGAGCACTCCAGGTCGGCACCCGCGACCCCGAGGTCAGGGACGCGGCGGCGACGATCAGGCGGCTGAGCGTGCAGACCCTGGACGAACTGCGCCACATGGTCGGCGTCCTGCGGGCCTCCGGCGGGCGACCCGCCGAACTCACCCCCCAGCCGTCCATGGCGGACCTCCAGCGGCTCGTGGACGGCAGCGGCATCCGGGCCGAACTGCACACCGGCCCCTGGGCCTCCGGGAGCGGACCCGACGGGCTGCCGCCGACCGTCCAGCGCGCCGTCTACCGCACCGTCCAGGAGGCCCTGACCAACGTCCGCAAGCACGCGCCCGGCGCCACCGCAACCGTCCGGGTGGGGAGCGACGGCGGCGCGGTCCGCGTCACGGTCACCAACACGGCCCCGACCCGTCCCGCCCTGCCCCTCCCCAGCGCCCACTACGGCCTCGTCAGCCTGCGCCAGCGCGCCGAGCTCCTGGGCGGCACGGTCGACTGCGGCTCGACGGCGGACGGCGGCTACGAACTCCGCCTGGAGCTACCGGTGCAGGGCCACGTCTGA
- a CDS encoding response regulator: protein MIRVMVVDDEALIRTGFQHILDAADDIEVVAAVPGAEAVRTAEESRPDVVLLDIRMPDVDGLTVLGGLRRLPHPPVVAMLTTFDMDEYVATALRAGAAGFLLKDTDPEGLPFLVRTLADGGTVLSSKVTRTVVDGYLDAGPEETAARGIARLSDRERAVLVLIAEGLSNADIAARMHLGTGTVKDHVSAILTKLEVAGRVQAALLAERAGLLRPPRDREAP, encoded by the coding sequence GTGATCCGGGTAATGGTGGTCGACGACGAAGCCCTGATCCGCACGGGCTTCCAGCACATCCTCGACGCGGCCGACGACATCGAGGTCGTGGCCGCGGTCCCCGGTGCCGAGGCGGTCCGGACCGCCGAGGAGTCCCGCCCCGACGTCGTACTGCTGGACATCCGGATGCCGGACGTGGACGGACTCACCGTCCTCGGCGGCCTGCGCCGCCTGCCGCACCCTCCGGTCGTCGCCATGCTCACGACGTTCGACATGGACGAGTACGTGGCGACGGCACTGCGTGCGGGTGCCGCCGGCTTCCTGCTCAAGGACACCGACCCCGAGGGACTGCCGTTCCTGGTGCGGACCCTCGCAGACGGCGGAACCGTCCTGTCGTCCAAGGTCACCAGGACCGTCGTGGACGGCTATCTCGACGCGGGCCCCGAGGAGACCGCCGCACGCGGCATCGCCCGGCTGAGCGACCGGGAGCGCGCCGTACTCGTGCTGATCGCCGAGGGACTCTCCAACGCCGACATCGCCGCCCGGATGCACCTGGGCACCGGCACGGTGAAGGACCACGTCAGCGCCATCCTCACCAAACTCGAAGTGGCCGGCCGGGTCCAGGCCGCCCTGCTCGCGGAGCGGGCCGGCCTGCTCAGGCCGCCCCGGGACCGGGAGGCGCCATGA
- a CDS encoding L,D-transpeptidase: MEKRVMTDSKRRGRLTVSALLGGVLVLTGCSSADADGPGAEAKKSQEQVDEAAAKDASDARIVISPKNGATNASINNDAKVSVSEGTLTEVTMTTGDGKAVEGTLSDDGKSWKPNGQLERATVYKITASAKDGKGREAHENSSFTTVSPDNSFIGNFTPEDGSTVGVGMPVSINFNKAITDRKAVQSGITVSSSSGQEVVGHWFNSQRLDFRPDDYWQEGSTVTLKLNLDGVEGADGVFGVQQKTVTFTIGRNQVSTVDASAKTMTVTQDGKTIKTIPISAGSPENPTYNGRMVISEKFKETRMNGATVGFTDDDGKGEYDIKDVPHAMRLSTSGTFIHGNYWGADSIFGSANTSHGCVGLNDVKGAGDPKQPAAWFYDNSIVGDVVVVKNSKDKTIQPDNGLNGWNMSWADWKAGSAV; the protein is encoded by the coding sequence ATGGAGAAGCGTGTGATGACGGACAGCAAGCGGCGCGGACGTCTGACCGTGTCCGCCCTGCTCGGCGGCGTACTGGTACTCACGGGCTGCAGCAGCGCCGATGCCGACGGCCCCGGTGCCGAGGCGAAGAAGTCGCAGGAGCAGGTGGACGAGGCGGCCGCCAAGGACGCCTCGGACGCCCGAATAGTCATCTCGCCCAAGAACGGCGCGACCAACGCGAGCATCAACAACGACGCCAAGGTCAGCGTCAGCGAGGGCACGCTCACCGAGGTCACCATGACCACGGGCGACGGCAAGGCCGTTGAGGGCACGCTCAGCGACGACGGCAAGAGCTGGAAGCCCAACGGGCAGCTGGAGCGCGCCACCGTCTACAAGATCACGGCGTCCGCCAAGGACGGGAAGGGCCGCGAGGCGCACGAGAACTCCTCGTTCACCACGGTCTCGCCCGACAACAGCTTCATCGGCAACTTCACGCCCGAGGACGGCTCCACCGTGGGCGTCGGCATGCCGGTCTCGATCAACTTCAACAAGGCGATCACGGACCGCAAGGCCGTGCAGTCCGGCATCACCGTCTCCTCCAGCAGCGGCCAGGAGGTCGTCGGCCACTGGTTCAACTCCCAGCGGCTGGACTTCCGCCCGGACGACTACTGGCAGGAGGGTTCCACGGTCACGCTGAAGCTGAACCTGGACGGTGTGGAGGGCGCCGACGGCGTCTTCGGCGTCCAGCAGAAGACGGTGACCTTCACCATCGGGCGCAACCAGGTCTCCACCGTGGACGCTTCCGCCAAGACCATGACGGTCACCCAGGACGGCAAGACCATCAAGACCATCCCGATCTCCGCCGGCTCGCCCGAGAACCCGACCTACAACGGTCGGATGGTCATCTCGGAGAAGTTCAAGGAGACCCGGATGAACGGGGCCACGGTCGGCTTCACGGACGACGACGGCAAGGGCGAGTACGACATCAAGGACGTCCCGCACGCCATGCGGCTGTCCACCTCCGGCACGTTCATCCACGGCAACTACTGGGGCGCCGACTCGATCTTCGGCAGCGCCAACACCAGCCACGGCTGCGTGGGCCTGAACGACGTCAAGGGTGCCGGCGACCCGAAGCAGCCCGCGGCCTGGTTCTACGACAACTCGATCGTCGGTGACGTCGTGGTCGTCAAGAACTCCAAGGACAAGACGATCCAGCCCGACAACGGCCTCAACGGCTGGAACATGAGCTGGGCGGACTGGAAGGCCGGCTCGGCGGTCTGA